The Tetrapisispora phaffii CBS 4417 chromosome 5, complete genome genome segment ttctaataatgtCAATGAGCTGAATCCTATTAAAGTAAAAGAGAGGTTTGGCGATTTCATGAAACAAACAGGCATGAAAATATACTCCCGAGTTACACTAGTTATTGATGATCCATCTAAGGGGCAATCTCTGTCCAAAATATCTCAAGCATACGATATAATTGCAGCAATGCCGATTAGTGAGAAAGGTGTGACTTTGGCCACCACTGGATTGGACGTTGATTTGTTGACATTTGATTTTGGGAGCAGATTGCCAGTGTTTTTAAAGCATAAGAGTATTTGTAGCTGCGTGAAGAGAGGTGTTAAGTTAGAAATAGTGTATGGCTATGCGTTGAGGGACACACAAGCAAGAAGACAGTTTATAAGTAATGTCAGAAGTGTCATTAGAAGTTCCAGATCAAGAGGTATTGTCATTAGCAGTGGTGCCCAGAACTCATTAGAATGCAGAAACATAATTGGAGTCACAGCTTTAATCAAGTCCATGGGTCTTGAGAGTGACAAATGCACAAGAGCCATGGGCGATCTTGCGTCTTTGGTGCTGTTGAATGGTAGATTGAGAAATAAAAGCTATAAACAAACTGTAGTTGTGGGTGGTGAGATTACATCTGATGTAGTCAATGACATAGAAAAGATAGACGATGTTAAACTGTTGAAGATTGTCAAACGTTCAAGGGACGACAGCCGCGATGATGAATTCAAGAACAACAAGAAGactaaaatataaagaagtTTATAGACACCATAGAACAAAATCCTTACTGAGACAATAAATAGTTGATAATATGTACGatgtatattttaaataatcgaaTTGCCAACAATACGGTCCCAAGTCATATATATGACCATGATGAGTATCTCAATTTCAGAACGACAGACTAACTATTGATCAGGATGACAGAAATAGCTCTCCTTAGTGGTACAAGAAATCGTTTAcctgaaaaaaaaaactaGAACTAAATTAAACAGCCGACAGACACCAATTGTCCAACTCAAATATCGGCTCTCCCATTTCCTACCTGCAAAAGAGACGATCGATGAACCACTGTTGCAACACGAAAATGTTCGTTTGAGTACACTTAGTGCTATTGCTGCTCCAAAATGTAAACTCAACTTTTGGTTACTGCAAACAGTGAAAAATTGTTAACTTTTCGTAACTTGTTCATAACAATTCCATCGACTCATCGACTTCGAACTGAACTTTTTCATGTTTTTGCTGGAAACGGAAATGTTAAGATCTGTTCCGCTTAAAATTTCCTAGTTAGGCAAACCAATTCCTGGGtaaagtgaaaaattctttgaaataAGATACAAACAGTAAGAACAGGTATGTTTGATCAGCTTAAACACTTAGTTATCTGTACTTTTACCACTGCCAATACTTCATATAAGTTTTTGGTGTTGATCCATTGAGGCTATTCTCTTTGTTCATTAACATTTAATTAAGGAAGAGCTAACAGAAGTGGTGTTAATTACAGTGTCGAATCGTAAATAGAGAGGTTGTTAAACCAAATTACTTTGCTGCAGAGATTTCCACTATTACAAGGTTTGATTGCACTCTTTAacttgaatatatataaggatCGATATTTGAGTTTACGTTAATTGTTGAGAATTGGCAAGTAGAATAACAAGGACCATTTTCACGAGATAATTGACCAATATTTTGCTATAAAATTAAGAACTAATACGTTTGCTTCCGGCTGAGCATCTCTAACCAAGACAAACCAACATTCGAAAAAACATATAATATGTACGAAGGCTCGGCTATTCCTAGTTCATTGCTTCCCCAGATGAATTCCATCTGGTTAGATGAGGATCAAGAGgctgaaaaaatatatggCATTCAATCAGAACAATTTATGCTAAATGATGAAGAGACTCCATATGGAGTCACAATTGTAAATAGTGATAAGCcattattacaaaataaaaataatatcaagtTACCTTCAATGACTAACATTAAGACTACAAATCCCAAAAAATTTGGAcataagaaaaaaaaatcaaaggattttttaaagatgtTCACTGGTAAGGATTCTTCGAATAAAACAGAGCTTAAAACAATATCATCCCCATTCGGATTCAAACATATCTCACACGCGGGgaagaatatatatgagCAACCAGAATTGGTGGCGCATGAACAAGAAATTACTTCAATTGAACGTCCTGTTTCTCAACAATTAACATCACCAAAACCTGGTCATATGAAATCATTAAGTAAAGCTTTCGTGACGGAGTCCATCCCATTAAATACTTCAGAAAGCTTTAGTAGGTATTTGAATACTCAGAGACATTCTGGCAATTCTTCGAATTTTAAGagaatttctaattctaCACCTGATTCAGAGAGAATTATGTCTATATCTACTATGGGAACATCTGTTTTATCAGATGCTTATAGTACAAAGACAACTGGTTTAACTTATATTGAGAAACATTATGCTGTGAAGCACATGGCAACCAAATCCGACGTAAGTGAAGTTTCATTAGATTTCTTAAAGAATTATACTTTTCCTTCGGTActaaaagaagaagaaggagGAGGAATTGCCAATACCTACAATGTTGAATTGTTAAATCCAATTTCCTCCGAACAAGAAGATGATCTAAAATTCaagtttgaaaaatcattaaatatatcatctCCTACTTCTAATAGACAGAGATCAAATTCAGATCCAAACCTATTAGCTACACCGCAGTTAGAGAGTACATGGTTTGAAAAAACATCTAGTCCAAGAAAGTCATTGGATGATGATATTCTTATGTACTACTTAGCTCCTAGCAGTATGGACTCTCCTTTATGCCGTTGATTTAAATCataattatcaattatgTTTGACAATGGTATACTAACATTATTACAGTTTCAATTATTCCCAACTAATTATCATtcgttttcttttttgcATTTTAAAGGATATTCCCATGGCACAATATTGTTAATGTAAAGGTTATTTGTTACAATAACCTTCAGTGTCATGATCAGTGTTACTCAAATTTCATTCTGATTTAACAAGTTTGCCTTATCCTCAGTTTTCTCTCAAATAACTCATTTTACTTAAACATTTTATGTTgatataacaaaaatagTTTAATCATTCAATCGTTTAgcatttttataaaataattattgtaaatttaataCAATTAAAGTTCTAATAACATTTATTTTCGTCAGCGTAAACTTTGATATTTCTTGGCAATCGGAGCTCTTTGacatttattcaaaatataaaatatatgattAGTATGTATGGCTTTTTCTCTGATTTAATGATTACTTACATATATTATGTAGTAGATATTCTGCTCAGTAGTTactaaaatatatgtatatatggGAAACACAGTAAATAACTGAGAAAAAGAGTG includes the following:
- the RPP1 gene encoding RNA-binding RNA processing protein RPP1 (similar to Saccharomyces cerevisiae RPP1 (YHR062C); ancestral locus Anc_5.332), which produces MLVDLNVKWPQEDFSKPITNKDLATLKETLQTLHVLGYTHIALNFTVSHSNKFSNNVNELNPIKVKERFGDFMKQTGMKIYSRVTLVIDDPSKGQSLSKISQAYDIIAAMPISEKGVTLATTGLDVDLLTFDFGSRLPVFLKHKSICSCVKRGVKLEIVYGYALRDTQARRQFISNVRSVIRSSRSRGIVISSGAQNSLECRNIIGVTALIKSMGLESDKCTRAMGDLASLVLLNGRLRNKSYKQTVVVGGEITSDVVNDIEKIDDVKLLKIVKRSRDDSRDDEFKNNKKTKI
- the TPHA0E01220 gene encoding uncharacterized protein (similar to Saccharomyces cerevisiae GIC2 (YDR309C) and GIC1 (YHR061C); ancestral locus Anc_5.331) codes for the protein MYEGSAIPSSLLPQMNSIWLDEDQEAEKIYGIQSEQFMLNDEETPYGVTIVNSDKPLLQNKNNIKLPSMTNIKTTNPKKFGHKKKKSKDFLKMFTGKDSSNKTELKTISSPFGFKHISHAGKNIYEQPELVAHEQEITSIERPVSQQLTSPKPGHMKSLSKAFVTESIPLNTSESFSRYLNTQRHSGNSSNFKRISNSTPDSERIMSISTMGTSVLSDAYSTKTTGLTYIEKHYAVKHMATKSDVSEVSLDFLKNYTFPSVLKEEEGGGIANTYNVELLNPISSEQEDDLKFKFEKSLNISSPTSNRQRSNSDPNLLATPQLESTWFEKTSSPRKSLDDDILMYYLAPSSMDSPLCR